GGACCGGCGTTAGTGGCGAGGCTGATGGGATTAGAGGCGCTTCCCTCATCGCCGGAATCGGTGGTGGAGAAGCGACAGAAGCTGTTGGGAGCGTTGCAGAGATGTGACGACGATCTCAAAGCGCTGAAGAAAATCATCGAAGCAGTTCAGACTCCTGACGCGACACCGTCACCGAAGGCGGTAGTGGCTAAGCGGACGGTTTGTGAGGTGAAGTGTTCGGTGGTTAACGGTGAGCAGCAGCAGCCGAGTCCTGTGTCTGTTCTAGACGAATTCACTCGTTCGCCACTCAGTTCTAACTGCCACTCGGGACGACATTCATTTGGTTAGTCTTCAATCTTCTTAATTTTGGTTGTTGCTTAATTTGCTTTCTGATTAGTTTTAAATGCTAATTAATTTCTTTCAATACACTGATTCCGTATAATTAGTACTAGAGAACGGACACAAACCTACAACCAATAAAAACagagaatataaatttatttaatattaatctcgtttttaattggcatcatggagggtggttgagataaaagaggagagagacaatttaatttttaatttttaattaataaaaaaaaatatgattgattGTGTGTAAGTACATGTGGTATGGTTGTGTCCATCTAAGTATTTTTCTTAGTACTAACTCCtggaaaattcttaggtggacacggacctaagaatttgttttacacacaaccaatcacataattttaattatttaaaaaataaattaagaattttctctctccttcataatctcaaccaccccatgaatccaattaaaaataaaataaaaataaaaataaattaaaaattactcgtttcttattggttgtgcctaagaatATAGATTTATAACcctgtccatgcaagaattgctccaAACTCCTATTTAATTTGATttcatacaaaaatcaatgtagTGTGTAAGTGTAGTATTAAACTATTAATAGGGATCATGCACACTTTGTGCTGTGACAAATTAAGTCCTTTATTTGACTGCTGATATAAAATAAACGAATGTAGTACACCCTGGTcatataaaaacacaattgctaactttttcttttttcaagaTAAAATCTAAGAATaggttttatggttttttataaacgatttttaaatgtcaaaatcaaTCCTCTTAAATACTACATTCATTATTATAGGAGATACAATCTTACTATGCATAAGTCTTTACAATCTATTGTTTTTGATggaataaaactaaaaatatcaACTATAAATGGTGTAAAAACATGTTGATTGTTGAAACAAATTTTATGTGAAGCAGCTTTGAAAGTTGCTTGACCCACAGTAAAATCTCTAGTCCTCACCGTGGAGAATCTCAGTCAAGTCTACACATGTATGTTTCTCTCATTTTCACTAATACACCAAAACATCTGCTGACCTAAGAGTCGATCTCCCCGCCTGTGGGTCAGTAAAAAAATTCacatctttcatcacccataTCCCTTGCGCCCTTAAATATATCAAATCGGACACCCCTaacaaaatcattttgatatttgAATTCTAAAAGTTTCTTGCGATGAATAGCGTGTTTCTCAAATGTATTCAAGCACGCGTTGCGGCAAATCAGACAAACTTCATCAACtaaaaattaagaaaatcttAAGCTGATATTTAAGAATGATACGATACTCCACCAATAATATATGTTGGTATAGACTTATCAATAGAGATAGTAAGAAGAAACTCTTAAGCATGTGACGCTTGTAAACAACCAAAAACTACTTTCCTTTTATGTAGTACTTAAGACTAATTTGTTGTTCGAAAATATTCCTTTTCAAATTAAGTTTCGGACCACGTGTTTTTACttaaagataaataacataattGTCATTCTTATATAAAAATGTTTACCATCCATAAACTAAAGGATGCATGTAATAGACACAATGATTTTGGATCAAAAAGCAAAGTACATGCCTCTGCTATCCATGATTTTAGAATTTCAAATATAAAATCACTCTAACTTCTTCTATTTCATTCCATCATGACCATCATATATAGTGGCAGACAAATAAATTTCATTCTGACCCTTCAATCATCTAACACCTAATTAATTAACAGTGATTAATTTAAAGATAATTGATAAGGGTTCTTACTTTCCATATGGCCTTGCAATAATTCTGCACCTAATTTAACAGTGATTAATTTCCTCTTCCTaactattattactattatgtTTCTCTCAATCAAACCATATTAAAGAGAAGTCAAGTGCCAGTTATGTTCTAGCCCAATAAACTAATAAATCATGGTACTTTAGTGGATGGATCATGGACCACTATTTTGTACTCTAAGGACAATCTATACCTCATGCCATAATAAGAGACAGTCAAAAGATATTTCAAAAGATAAAGGagggaagagaaagaaaacaataCTCCACCCACCACACTTTGGATAACTTTACCTGCCACAGCTCATGCAGAAAAGCACTTTTTCAGGGAATTGTTAATTTTTAACCCCAACACCACTCCCTCCCTACAAACAAGAGCCTTGTTGCTTGGTACTGCAGTTCTGCAGGAATATTCATGCGTGTGGTGGCCTGATGAAAACATTGTCAGAAAAGCACTTATCATTGAGGCCAACTCCAATTATAACACAGTACATAGAATTTAGAAATGTCCATTAATTGCTAACTtaaccataaaaaataccaacatGTGTCTTCAAGTAATAGTACTAACAAATACTAGTATTGATTGTTTGATTATGACGAGTTTATTTTATGCACAGCACGAATACAACAAACGAAGCAGCAGTTACTGAAGAAGCCAGGAGAAGAAGAAATCAGCAGCACATTATATATGCACGAGAGATTACCGAACGAGTTGGTAATTAATAAGAAAGTGAATGAGGAGGATCGTTCAATAATGTGGAGCAGTAAAGGCATGATCAGAACTGTAGAGGAGGTATGTAGAGACGTTGCTTGGGGAGAAAATAGAGAGGTTGGAAGAATAGGATTGGCTTTGCAAGATTGTATCTGCAGAGATTTGGTTGACGAGATTGTTAGAGAATTAGGATGCTTGTATACTTTGCCATTTGAGGCATGTAAGAGAAGACTCTGCTTCTAAACTATATATGATCAACattattctgttttttttttttttggttatgttgattttgtgattgtttgtttgtttttttttttttaaatcgtaTATGTTAGTATGTGATTTCCTTAAACTTATATCTGTCTTGATTTAGCATGCTATTCATTCCATATAATCgaaaatcaatttatttattaaCCTTGTTGGAAATTTCATTAAAGGTATTTTGTATGTATTCTTTTATAGTCACGGTGTTATAAAATTTCGAAAAAAATTTactagaagaagaaaaagaaatttgttTATGAGTTTTAATGATCTTGCAAATAGAAGAATTAAATCATACTTCAttatctttgtcacacaatttaCGTAATACTAAGTAAATTGTATTATAACCTTTTAACATTCAAAACAACTCAAAGGTAGGATTAGAGCTCTTATCAATAGTACAAGAATCAACAATTTTACTGTTGTCACCATAAGAAATAAATTCTCCTTTCTTAGGTAAAAGAAGAAAATATATGTTATTCGTTGTCTCTTAACTTTAGCCTGGTGAGAGGTTGTTGCATTGGAGTATTTCTTGGTGTTATTCGTTATCTCCTCAGCCTGGTACTGTTGATGTATTTATAGCCCCAAAGGTCTTGAATCGAGTGAGTCAAGTCTCCCTAGAATATAGAAATCTTCCCTGAAATGGGTGGTTGATACCCATAAATAGAGGAGATGTAGTTAAGCCAAGTACCGATGGATGACCTAATATGATCTCCACGTATGATCGCGGGTTATGGATGAAAAAACAGGAAGTTTGgctagggatggcaatgggcagggtACTATTGCGGTTGTGTGTGGGGCATGTGGGTGTATTGGTTTTGATATTGGCTTTGGGGTTGGGTGCTTGTGGATCTCCGTCGTCGTTGTGTTTGATGGGAGGTTGTTGCGTGTTGGGTTTGGTGTTGGTATTGCTGTTGGGTGGTGAACGGTTGTTGGTATTCTTGTTGGTATGCTTGTTGGGTGGTGTACggtggttggtattgttgttgttgatttgatgtcGATGCCCAACGTGTGCGTGGGTCGACCAAATACCTCGGCTCAGCCACAAACATTTCAGGGTTAGTAACCGATCTATACCATGTGATATATTGACGTGTGTCTTGCATACGATGCTCATCAGGGAAAATAGGAAAAAACAACACATGTCGGGTACGTCTCCTCCACATCCCACACCACTCCGGTGAAAAATCTAGCCAATTATCAATATTCCACTGGCCGTCGACCCTTTTTTGATGCCAAGGATCCAAGCAAGTTGGGTCAGACGGAATATCTTGAAGCATGCCAAACTGCATTTTAACTCGGTCGCTATGGTGCATCTCCACAATGTTGAACCGTATAATTGCAATTTTTGAAGTCCAAATTTCTACATCCTCTTGGTTGGGTTGATGCTCCAAACCCAAATATggtctccaaataaactgcaGATAAACTTAAATGAATGATAACgattaaagataaataaattaaaagaagaaaatttCATAGGTAATACATACATCGCCTTCCCCAAGGTGATCTAGAAGATTACGATACGAAGAAAGATGTCGTCGAGGATTCTTCGTTTAATCCATGCCTGTTACGCAAAACCTAAAACAAAgagatttaataaattatttacaaatatttatcATTAATCAAGATAAAATAGATAGCGTTGTGGACTTACTTTGTTGCGTAGGGGAAGCTGAATATCATGTCGTTCATGGGGTTAAGAGAGTCCAAtctccaccaaccccatacttgtAGCAAGAGGGCACATCCATAAAAAGTACAAGCGTCTTTTTTTGCATTCTTACATAATGAAGCgtatagaaaggctaaaacaGCGGAACCCCAACTATACTCTCTTGTCTGGCTAAAATCTCTAAGCAATGGTAAATACAACATATTGACACTATTACCTGTACTTTCGGGAAATAACAGGCAACCAAAAAATATCATAATGTAATTTCTAGCTTTTACTATTTTTTGTTCCTCGGTTGAATGTTCATTCAATTAAACAATCTCATAATCTGTCTTAAGTTGGGATAGAAAAATACCTTGACCCCTCGCATCAGCTTGACCTAACATATTTCTGCCCAACAATTCCTCACATAGAGCATTGGGTAGTTGAACTGAACCATTCACCTCATTATCGTCAATAGGGAGACCCAACAACATATACACATCTTCTAAGGTGACGGTACATTCACCAATGGTGCGGAAAGTTTCAAgcatttcgtatgccttgctcccaCGTCATTGCAGCATGTGCCCATTCTCACTTAGATGCATTAGCACTTATGTCTGCCATTTACAAGTCAGAGACCTTGCTCCACGTATACAACAATGGCTTTGCAGTGGCAGGAAAAgaggattattggcctgcgtACGAGGGGGAAATTGTTTGGCACAACGACCAAATGCGGAGAAATAAAAAGGGTCGTCCCAAAAGCAAGCGTATCACAACTGAAATGGACGAGCTTGACAAGCTAGAAAGAAAGTGTGGTTTATGTCGTCAAGTCggacacaataaaaaaaattgtcccACTCGTTCTAGTGGTTCAACGAATTGAAATTTGTATGCAAACTTCTTTTAAGATCTAAACATGTCTTTTTTTCATTAAGAACATTTGTTACAACACATACgattgttaaaaataaaatgacataacgACTTAAAAACAATACATACAGCGGATAAAAAAACGTCAATAACACGACAAaatatctaagaaattacaagcACCAAAACAATGTCATTAGAACCGTGCATCATCATCATTACGTCTCTGTCTCTTTTAACTTCCTCCAACCAAGTGCGAGACGTTCTAGTTGCAAGTGAGGTGACGGTTCTTCTTCTCTGGATTCTTCTAATTTCTTTGCCCGTTGGGATGTCACCGTCTAACCAGCGTTTCAACTCTCTCTTAAGACGCTCCATGGAATGGATGtgccaaaatttcattttaatcggCGGTTTGACGGCCTAGAAAAATACATACCCATCTCttgtgaaaatctcagaagccatGATGATAAAATTTGGGAGGAAATGAGAAGATCTAGTGAGAAAGTGTGAAGATTGGTGGAGAAAGGGGGGTATTATATATAGAAAACACATATCCAAGGAGAAGCCATATGAGATGGCTCCTCCTCCTAAAAAATAAATGGAGGCACCATATGACATGGCCTGGTTGTACTGAATGTGCCATGTCAGATGGCACCTAGGGCAAAGTAAAAGTGAGAAAGCCATCTCAGATGGCACCTTCGTGTAAAAGGTTTCTG
The Vicia villosa cultivar HV-30 ecotype Madison, WI linkage group LG6, Vvil1.0, whole genome shotgun sequence genome window above contains:
- the LOC131612376 gene encoding uncharacterized protein LOC131612376 — protein: MKRQSSTVSPSSSRRENTPEKIHVKTIGCMSGILHLISNSNSRHHRRFLTFGKKPSKNHGGSISTATVNPQPEKTKEKKSNEVSTVGNPKSSCEVPRSPTLPAELRWKSVENNREGPALVARLMGLEALPSSPESVVEKRQKLLGALQRCDDDLKALKKIIEAVQTPDATPSPKAVVAKRTVCEVKCSVVNGEQQQPSPVSVLDEFTRSPLSSNCHSGRHSFARIQQTKQQLLKKPGEEEISSTLYMHERLPNELVINKKVNEEDRSIMWSSKGMIRTVEEVCRDVAWGENREVGRIGLALQDCICRDLVDEIVRELGCLYTLPFEACKRRLCF